One region of Oryza sativa Japonica Group chromosome 5, ASM3414082v1 genomic DNA includes:
- the LOC4338721 gene encoding endo-1,3;1,4-beta-D-glucanase isoform X2 gives MLVRCLLVVALAAVVAAAAGRLALAKENNGGRGRWQVYSPAPSPQKHPCLENPPNMTENTGGEAGDVVHGYGGLECYATGSRRSGGRAVILVSDYYGRCSSMKIADKVAYQLGCYVVVPDLLFGDPYTDDPARPFEEWIKTHSPVEAAEKTKPLIAALKKDGTSTVGVGGYCWGGKVAVELSKTEETKAVVISHPALVVVDDMKEVKCPIEILGGELDTISPPQLIHQLEDALDQNKRVHHLVKIFPDAPHGFACRYNATDPFAVKTAEEARADMVKWFDKYLEIMKR, from the exons ATGCTAGTCCgctgcctcctcgtcgtcgccctcgccgccgtcgtggccgccgccgctgggcgCCTCGCCTTGGCCAAGGAGAATAACGGCGGCCGTGGGAGATGGCAAGTgtactcgccggcgccgtcgccgcagaAGCACCCGTGCCTGGAGAACCCGCCGAACATGACGGAGAACAcgggcggggaggccggcgacgtcgTCCACGGCTACGGCGGCCTGGAGTGCTACGCCACCGGCTCCCGCCgctccggcggccgcgccgtcatCCTCGTCTCCGACTACTACGGTCGGTGCAGCAGCAT GAAAATAGCGGACAAAGTTGCATACCAGCTTGGATGCTACGTTGTGGTTCCTGATTTGTTGTTCGGGGACCCTTACACCGATGATCCAGCGAGGCCATTTGAGGAGTGGATCAAGACACACTCTCCg GTTGAAGCAGCTGAAAAGACTAAACCGCTTATTGCGGCTCTGAAGAAGGATGGGACGTCTACTGTTGGAGTTGGAGGTTACTGCTGGGGTG gaaaggTGGCCGTGGAGCTATCAAAGACTGAAGAAACCAAAGCGGTTGTCATTTCGCATCCCGCGCTAGTGGTTGTAGATGACATGAAAG AGGTCAAATGTCCCATTGAAATCCTTGGGGGTGAGCTTGATACCATCTCTCCACCACAGCTAATACACCAGTTGGAGGATGCCTTAGATCAGAACAAAAGG GTTCATCACTTGGTGAAGATCTTCCCGGATGCGCCCCATGGCTTCGCCTGCAGATACAACGCTACCGACCCGTTCGCCGTCAAAACTGCAGAAGAAGCTCGTGCTGACATGGTCAAATGGTTTGACAAGTATCTGGAGATCATGAAGCGGTGA
- the LOC4338721 gene encoding endo-1,3;1,4-beta-D-glucanase isoform X1, with translation MLVRCLLVVALAAVVAAAAGRLALAKENNGGRGRWQVYSPAPSPQKHPCLENPPNMTENTGGEAGDVVHGYGGLECYATGSRRSGGRAVILVSDYYGFRAPKLRKIADKVAYQLGCYVVVPDLLFGDPYTDDPARPFEEWIKTHSPVEAAEKTKPLIAALKKDGTSTVGVGGYCWGGKVAVELSKTEETKAVVISHPALVVVDDMKEVKCPIEILGGELDTISPPQLIHQLEDALDQNKRVHHLVKIFPDAPHGFACRYNATDPFAVKTAEEARADMVKWFDKYLEIMKR, from the exons ATGCTAGTCCgctgcctcctcgtcgtcgccctcgccgccgtcgtggccgccgccgctgggcgCCTCGCCTTGGCCAAGGAGAATAACGGCGGCCGTGGGAGATGGCAAGTgtactcgccggcgccgtcgccgcagaAGCACCCGTGCCTGGAGAACCCGCCGAACATGACGGAGAACAcgggcggggaggccggcgacgtcgTCCACGGCTACGGCGGCCTGGAGTGCTACGCCACCGGCTCCCGCCgctccggcggccgcgccgtcatCCTCGTCTCCGACTACTACG GTTTCCGAGCACCAAAACTGAG GAAAATAGCGGACAAAGTTGCATACCAGCTTGGATGCTACGTTGTGGTTCCTGATTTGTTGTTCGGGGACCCTTACACCGATGATCCAGCGAGGCCATTTGAGGAGTGGATCAAGACACACTCTCCg GTTGAAGCAGCTGAAAAGACTAAACCGCTTATTGCGGCTCTGAAGAAGGATGGGACGTCTACTGTTGGAGTTGGAGGTTACTGCTGGGGTG gaaaggTGGCCGTGGAGCTATCAAAGACTGAAGAAACCAAAGCGGTTGTCATTTCGCATCCCGCGCTAGTGGTTGTAGATGACATGAAAG AGGTCAAATGTCCCATTGAAATCCTTGGGGGTGAGCTTGATACCATCTCTCCACCACAGCTAATACACCAGTTGGAGGATGCCTTAGATCAGAACAAAAGG GTTCATCACTTGGTGAAGATCTTCCCGGATGCGCCCCATGGCTTCGCCTGCAGATACAACGCTACCGACCCGTTCGCCGTCAAAACTGCAGAAGAAGCTCGTGCTGACATGGTCAAATGGTTTGACAAGTATCTGGAGATCATGAAGCGGTGA